The following proteins come from a genomic window of Microtus pennsylvanicus isolate mMicPen1 chromosome 22, mMicPen1.hap1, whole genome shotgun sequence:
- the LOC142839962 gene encoding uncharacterized protein LOC142839962, with the protein MLETYRNLTTIGYIWEDHNTEKHRQWCRRHNSALQKHKGTHTGEKPYECNQCGKAFAHHSHLQLHKRKHTGEKPHECNQCGKAFTHHSSLQLHKRTHTGEKPYECNQCGKAFASHSHLQVHKRTHTGEKPYECNQCGKAFAIHSHLQVHKRTHTREKPHECNQCCKAFAQRSHLQVHKRTHTGEKPYECNQCSKAFAYNSAFQTHKGTHTGEKPFECNECAKAFAENSALQKHKGTHTGEKPYECNQCDKAFAHHSHLQLHKRKHTGEKPHECNQCGKAFAQHSHLQVHKRTHTGEKPYECNQCGKAFARHSSLQLHKRTHTGEKPHECNQCGKAFTHHSSLQLHKRTHTGEKPYECNQCVKAFASHSHLQVHKRTHTGEKPYECNQCGKAFASHSHLQVHKRTHTGEKPYECNQCGKAFAIHSHLQVHKRTHTGEKPHECNQCGNAFAQRSHLQVHKRTHTGEKPYECNQCSKAFAYNSAFQRHKRTHTGEKPYECNQCGKAFAHHSSLKLHKRTHTGEKPHECNQCGKAFTRHSSLQLHKRTHTGEKPYYCDQCGKAFAHHSHLQLHKRTHTGEKPHECNKCGKAFASHSSLTLHKGTHTGEKPHECNQCSKAFTRHSSLQLHKRTHTGEKPYECNQCGKAFASHSHLQLHKRTHTEEKPYECNQCGKAFAYYSQLQRHKRSHTG; encoded by the exons atgctcgagacctacaggaacctcactactattg gatacatttgggaagaccataacACTGAAAAACATCGTCAATGGTGTAGAAGGCAT aatagtgctcttcaaaaacataaaggaacacatactggagagaaaccctatgaatgtaatcagtgtgggaaggcctttgcacatcatagtcatcttcaattgcataagagaaaacatactggagagaaaccccatgaatgtaatcagtgtggtaaggcatttacacatcatagttcccttcaattgcataaaagaacacatactggagagaaaccctatgaatgtaatcagtgtggtaaggcctttgcaagtcatagtcatcttcaagtgcataaaagaacacatactggagagaaaccctatgaatgtaatcagtgtggtaaggcctttgcaattcatagtcatcttcaagtgcataaaagaacacatactagagagaaaccccatgaatgtaatcagtgttgtaaggcctttgcacaacgtagtcatcttcaagtgcataaaagaacacatactggagagaaaccctatgaatgtaatcagtgttctaaggcctttgcttacaacagtgcttttcaaactcataaaggaacacatactggagagaaaccctttgaatgtaatgagtgtgctaaggcctttgctgagaatagtgctcttcaaaaacataaaggaacacatactggagagaaaccctatgaatgtaatcagtgtgataaggcctttgcacatcatagtcatcttcaattgcataagagaaaacatactggagagaaaccccatgaatgtaatcagtgtggtaaggcctttgcacaacatagtcatcttcaagtgcataaaagaacacatactggagagaaaccctatgaatgtaatcagtgtggtaaggcctttgcacgtcatagttcccttcaattgcataaaagaacacatactggagagaaaccccatgaatgtaatcagtgcggTAAGGCATTTACACAtcatagttcccttcaattgcataaaagaacacatactggagagaaaccctatgaatgtaatcagtgtgttaaggcctttgcaagtcatagtcatcttcaagtgcataaaagaacacatactggagagaaaccctatgaatgtaatcagtgcggtaaggcctttgcaagtcatagtcatcttcaagtgcataaaagaacacatactggagagaaaccctatgaatgtaatcagtgtggtaaggcctttgcaattcatagtcatcttcaagtgcataaaagaacacatactggagagaaaccccatgaatgtaatcagtgtggtaatgcctttgcacaacgtagtcatcttcaagtgcacaaaagaacacatactggagagaaaccctatgaatgtaatcagtgttctaaggcctttgcttacaacagtgcttttcaaagacataaaagaacacatactggagagaaaccctatgaatgtaatcagtgtggtaaggcctttgcacatcatagttcccttaaattgcataaaagaacacatactggagagaaaccccatgaatgtaatcagtgtggtaaggcatttACACGTCATAGTtctcttcaattgcataaaagaacacatactggagagaaaccctattattgcg atcagtgtggtaaggcctttgcacatcatagtcatcttcaattgcataagagaacacatactggagagaaaccccatgaatgtaataagtgtggtaaggcctttgcaagtcatagtTCTCTTACATtgcataaaggaacacatactggagagaaaccccatgaatgtaatcagtgcagtaaggcatttacacgtcatagttcccttcaattgcataaaagaacacatactggagagaaaccctatgaatgtaatcagtgtggcaaggcctttgcaagtcatagtcatcttcaattgcataaaagaacac acactgaagagaaaccctatgaatgcaatcagtgtggcaaggcctttgcataTTATAGTcaacttcaaaggcataaaagatcacatactggatag